The Ignavibacteria bacterium genome window below encodes:
- the rmuC gene encoding DNA recombination protein RmuC, with protein sequence MQSILIFILGFFIGGAAVLIFFLLRKKDMNQMAASFISAAESDKEKERELIIDYLKSSFTSLSFEALSKSTEQFLKLANETLSKQLQSGNLTLNEKKELIDQTLKTMKDELTNVQDLMKTIEKDRVQKFSTLAEQIQQQSRVTKELSDSTSQLKNALASSKTRGQWGERMAEDILRLSGLKEGINYLKQKALQSTSTRPDYTFLLPNDLSVNMDVKFPLDNYSAYLNTENDTEKKKYKEIFLRDIRARIKEVTSRDYINPDENTVDYVLVFIPNEQIYSFVMEHDSNLIDESLKQKVILCSPITLYAILAIIRQAVDNFSLEKKASLIISLMNTFHKQWEKFIESLEKMGRRIDDAKKEYESLMSTRRNQLEKPLVQIDELRQESGIKMESLLLPSSPQENDEKED encoded by the coding sequence ATGCAATCGATTTTAATTTTTATTCTCGGATTTTTTATCGGCGGTGCTGCAGTGCTGATCTTTTTTCTTCTGCGGAAGAAGGATATGAATCAAATGGCTGCATCATTCATCTCTGCTGCGGAAAGTGATAAGGAAAAAGAAAGAGAATTAATAATTGATTATTTAAAAAGCTCTTTCACCAGTCTTTCATTCGAAGCATTAAGCAAAAGCACTGAACAATTTTTGAAACTTGCCAATGAGACTCTTTCAAAACAGCTTCAATCTGGAAATCTAACTTTAAACGAAAAGAAAGAATTAATCGATCAGACTTTGAAGACGATGAAGGATGAGCTCACAAATGTTCAGGATCTGATGAAGACGATAGAAAAAGATAGAGTGCAAAAATTCAGCACACTCGCCGAGCAGATCCAGCAGCAAAGCAGAGTCACAAAAGAACTTTCCGATTCAACGAGTCAATTGAAAAATGCTCTTGCAAGCAGCAAAACTCGGGGGCAGTGGGGAGAAAGAATGGCGGAAGACATATTGCGTCTCAGCGGATTAAAAGAGGGAATAAATTACTTAAAACAAAAAGCTCTGCAGTCAACCAGCACAAGGCCAGATTATACATTTCTTCTCCCGAACGATCTCTCTGTGAATATGGATGTAAAATTTCCGCTGGATAATTATTCCGCTTATTTGAATACTGAAAACGACACTGAGAAGAAGAAATATAAAGAAATTTTTCTCCGCGATATTCGCGCCAGAATAAAAGAAGTCACTTCGCGTGATTACATTAATCCTGATGAGAATACTGTTGACTATGTACTCGTCTTCATACCGAATGAGCAGATATATTCATTTGTGATGGAACACGATTCAAATCTCATTGATGAATCGCTGAAGCAGAAAGTTATTCTTTGCTCCCCGATCACACTCTATGCGATTCTTGCAATTATCCGTCAGGCAGTTGATAATTTCAGCTTAGAGAAAAAAGCATCGCTGATAATATCGTTGATGAACACATTTCACAAACAGTGGGAAAAGTTCATTGAGTCGCTCGAAAAAATGGGAAGAAGGATTGACGATGCGAAAAAAGAATATGAATCGTTAATGTCAACACGCCGAAATCAACTTGAAAAACCTTTAGTTCAAATCGATGAACTTAGGCAGGAATCCGGAATCAAAATGGAGTCATTGCTTCTCCCCTCATCCCCGCAGGAAAATGATGAAAAAGAAGATTAA